One window of the Piliocolobus tephrosceles isolate RC106 chromosome 17, ASM277652v3, whole genome shotgun sequence genome contains the following:
- the DBNDD1 gene encoding dysbindin domain-containing protein 1 isoform X1: MEPPEGAGPGEIVKEAEVLQAALGVPAHGTGDNGHTPVEEEVGGIPIPAPGLLQVTERRQPLSSVSSLEVHFDLLDLTELTDMSDQELAEVFADSDDENLNTESPAGLHPLPRAGCLRSPSWTRTRAEQSREKQPLGDPERQATVLDTFLTVERPQED, encoded by the exons ATGGAGCCCCCGGAGGGCGCCGGCCCCGGAG AGATcgttaaggaggctgaggtgctgcAGGCTGCGCTGGGCGTCCCAGCCCACGGGACAGGGGACAATGGCCACACGCctgtggaggaggaggtggggggcATCCCCATACCAGCACCGGGGCTCCTGCAGGTCACAGAGAGGAGGC AGCCTCTGAGCAGTGTCTCCTCTCTGGAGGTCCACTTCGACCTCCTGGACCTCACTGAGCTGACGGACATGTCCGACCAGGAGCTGGCCGAGGTCTTTGCTGACTCGGACGATGAGAACCTCAACACCGAGTCCCCAGCAG GTCTGCACCCGCTGCCCCGGGCTGGCTGCCTGCGCTCCCCTTCCTGGACGAGGACAAGGGCTGAGCAGAGCCGTGAGAAGCAGCCCCTAGGTGACCCTGAGCGGCAGGCCACAGTCCTGGACACGTTTCTCACCGTGGAGAGGCCCCAGGAGGACTAG
- the DBNDD1 gene encoding dysbindin domain-containing protein 1 isoform X2, whose product MSDQELAEVFADSDDENLNTESPAGLHPLPRAGCLRSPSWTRTRAEQSREKQPLGDPERQATVLDTFLTVERPQED is encoded by the exons ATGTCCGACCAGGAGCTGGCCGAGGTCTTTGCTGACTCGGACGATGAGAACCTCAACACCGAGTCCCCAGCAG GTCTGCACCCGCTGCCCCGGGCTGGCTGCCTGCGCTCCCCTTCCTGGACGAGGACAAGGGCTGAGCAGAGCCGTGAGAAGCAGCCCCTAGGTGACCCTGAGCGGCAGGCCACAGTCCTGGACACGTTTCTCACCGTGGAGAGGCCCCAGGAGGACTAG